A stretch of the Bos indicus isolate NIAB-ARS_2022 breed Sahiwal x Tharparkar chromosome 13, NIAB-ARS_B.indTharparkar_mat_pri_1.0, whole genome shotgun sequence genome encodes the following:
- the L3MBTL1 gene encoding lethal(3)malignant brain tumor-like protein 1 isoform X1, producing the protein MEGHAEMEMLRTLKGPSTGEVSVHLVARDSPGSGSHLPTAAFIIPASSAALGLPSSALDVSCFPREPIHVGTPERAAGSVPVTATVLPQLSTGPAASPSASTVRLLEWTEAAAPPSGSGLRFRISEYAPPNMVGAEQPPSPELRREGVAEYEDGEAPAGGGGADPQQPADLPQDPPEGPPQDPPEDDGTCPCQACGPQQGAGPDPSSSNDGCPQRFQERSVIVENSSGQNNCTSASELLKPVKKRKHREYQSPSENESEPEAMEKQEEGKDPEGQPTTNTLESDEWNSSQPASEEKKPGWSWESYLEEQKAIAAPISLFQDYQTVTHNKNGFRLGMKLEGIDPQHPSMYFILTVAEVCGYRLRLHFDGYSECHDFWINANSPDIHPAGWFEKTGHKLQPPKGYKEEEFSWSQYLRSTRAQAAPKHLFVSQSHSPPPLGFQVGMKLEAVDRMNPSLVCVASVTDVVDSRFLVHFDNWDDTYDYWCDSSSPYIHPVGWCQKQGKPLTPPQDYPDPDSFCWEKYLEETGASAVPAWAFKVRPPHSFLVNMKLEAVDRRNPALIRVASVEDVEDHRIKLHFDGWSHTYDFWIDADHPDIHPAGWCSKTGHPLQPPLQSREPSAASPTGCPPLSYRSLPHTRTSKYSFHHRKCPTPGCDGSGHVTGKFTAHHCLSGCPLAERNQSRLKAELSDTEASARKRNLSGFSLRKKPRHHGRCGGQGCGASSPPRPEQALSPCHGPGSSLSRIGRPPKYRKIPQEGFPTLTADVTHQSLFMSALSAHPDRSLSVCWEQHCKLLPGVAGISASAVAKWTIDEVFGFVQTLTGCEDQARLFKDEMIDGEAFLLLTQADIVKIMSVKLGPALKIYNAILMFKNADDTLK; encoded by the exons ATGGAGGGGCATGCTGAAATGGAGATGCTGAGGACACTGAAGGGACCCTCCACAGGGGAGGTCAGCGTGCACCTGGTGGCCAGAGATAGTCCAGGCTCCGGTTCTCACCTGCCCACTGCTGCCTTTATCATTCCAG CCAGCTCGGCCGCCCTGGGTCTGCCCAGCAGTGCCCTGGATGTGTCCTGCTTTCCGCGGGAGCCGATCCACGTGGGCACCCCGGAGCGAGCGGCCGGCAGCGTACCTGTCACAGCCACAGTTCTGCCGCAGCTGAGCACCGGGCCGGCGGCCAGCCCCAGCGCCAGCACGGTGCGGCTCTTGGAGTGGACCGAGGCCGCAGCCCCGCCTTCGGGGAGTGGCCTGCGG TTCCGGATAAGCGAGTACGCGCCGCCGAACATGGTGGGAGCAGAGCAACCCCCAAGCCCAGAGCTACGGCGGGAAGGCGTGGCCGAGTACGAAGATGGCGAGGCCCCGGCGGGGGGTGGCGGCGCGGACCCCCAACAGCCGG CGGACCTCCCCCAGGACCCTCCGGAAGGTCCGCCTCAAGACCCACCAGAGGATGATGGCACCTGCCCGTGCCAGGCTTGTGGGCCTCAGCAAGGCGCTGGTCCAGATCCTAGTTCCTCCAATGATGGCTGCCCTCAGCGCTTCCAGGAGCG GTCAGTCATAGTGGAGAACTCCTCAGGCCAGAACAACTGCACCAGCGCTTCTGAGCTCCTCAAACCCGTGAAGAAGAGGAAGCACAGGGAATATCAGAGCCCATCCGAGAACGAATCTGAGCCAGAGGCCATG GAGAagcaagaagaaggaaaggatCCAGAGGGACAACCTACCACTAACACCCTAGAAAGTGACGAATGGAACAGCAGCCAGCCTG CCTCAGAGGAGAAGAAACCAGGCTGGTCGTGGGAATCCTACCTTGAGGAGCAGAAGGCCATCGCTGCCCCCATCAGCCTCTTCCAGGAT TACCAGACAGTCACTCATAACAAGAATGGCTTCAGACTGGGCATGAAGTTGGAAGGCATCGACCCTCAGCACCCGAGCATGTACTTCATCCTCACTGTGGCCGAG GTGTGTGGCTACCGCCTACGTCTGCACTTTGATGGGTATTCCGAGTGCCATGACTTCTGGATCAATGCCAATTCCCCTGACATTCATCCGGCTGGCTGGTTCGAGAAGACGGGGCACAAGCTGCAGCCCCCCAAAG GTTACAAGGAGGAGGAGTTCAGCTGGAGCCAGTACCTGCGCAGCACAAGAGCCCAGGCTGCCCCCAAGCACCTGTTTGTGAGCCAGAGCCAC AGTCCCCCACCCCTGGGCTTCCAGGTGGGCATGAAGCTGGAAGCTGTGGACCGCATGAACCCGTCGCTTGTCTGCGTGGCCAGCGTGACCGACGTGGTGGACAGCCGCTTCCTGGTGCACTTTGACAACTGGGATGACACTTACGACTACTG GTGTGATTCCAGCAGCCCCTACATCCACCCGGTGGGCTGGTGCCAGAAGCAAGGAAAGCCCCTCACCCCTCCACAAG ACTACCCAGACCCTGACAGCttctgttgggagaaatatctggAAGAAACTGGTGCCTCTGCTGTGCCTGCCTGGGCCTTCAAGGTG CGACCCCCACACAGCTTCCTGGTCAACATGAAGCTGGAAGCCGTGGACCGCAGGAACCCAGCCCTAATTCGTGTGGCCAGCGTGGAGGATGTGGAGGATCATCGGATAAAG cTCCACTTTGATGGCTGGAGTCACACCTATGACTTCTGGATTGATGCTGACCACCCTGACATCCACCCGGCAGGCTGGTGCTCCAAGACGGGACATCCCCTGCAACCTCCTCTCC AATCCAGAGAGCCCAGTGCTGCCTCCCCCACGGGCTGTCCCCCTCTCAGCTATCGGAGTCTGCCACACACCAGGACCTCCAAGTACAGCTTTCACCACCG GAAGTGCCCCACTCCTGGTTGTGATGGCTCTGGCCACGTCACCGGCAAGTTCACAGCTCACCACTGCCTCTCGGGTTGCCCCCTGGCCGAGAGGAACCAGAGTCGGCTGAAGGCAGAGCTGTCGGACACAGAGGCCTCAGCCCGTAAGAGGAACCTCTCGGGCTTCTCCCTAAGGAAGAAGCCTCGCCATCACGGCCGGTGCGGAGGGCAAGGGTGCGGAGCCTCAAGTCCTCCGAGGCCAGAGCAGGCGCTGAGTCCCTGCCATGGGCCCGGCTCCTCTCTCTCCAGGATCGGGCGCCCTCCAAAGTACCGGAAGATCCCACAGGAAGGTTTTCCGA CACTGACCGCTGATGTCACACACCAGTCCCTCTTCATGTCGGCCCTGTCAGCCCACCCTGACCGGTCGCTGTCCGTGTGCTGGGAGCAGCACTGCAAGCTCCTTCCCGGTGTGGCGGGCATCTCGGCCTCAGCAGTCGCCAAGTGGACCATCGATGAG GTCTTCGGCTTCGTTCAGACCCTGACAGGTTGTGAGGACCAAGCGCGGCTCTTCAAGGATGAG ATGATTGACGGCGAGGCCTTCCTTTTGCTGACACAGGCGGACATTGTGAAGATCATGAGCGTCAAGCTGGGCCCAGCCTTGAAGATCTATAACGCCATTCTCATGTTCAAAAACGCCGACGACACCTTAAAGTGA
- the L3MBTL1 gene encoding lethal(3)malignant brain tumor-like protein 1 isoform X2, with product MEGHAEMEMLRTLKGPSTGEVSVHLVARDSPGSGSHLPTAAFIIPASSAALGLPSSALDVSCFPREPIHVGTPERAAGSVPVTATVLPQLSTGPAASPSASTVRLLEWTEAAAPPSGSGLRFRISEYAPPNMVGAEQPPSPELRREGVAEYEDGEAPAGGGGADPQQPADLPQDPPEGPPQDPPEDDGTCPCQACGPQQGAGPDPSSSNDGCPQRFQERSVIVENSSGQNNCTSASELLKPVKKRKHREYQSPSENESEPEAMEKQEEGKDPEGQPTTNTLESDEWNSSQPASEEKKPGWSWESYLEEQKAIAAPISLFQDYQTVTHNKNGFRLGMKLEGIDPQHPSMYFILTVAEVCGYRLRLHFDGYSECHDFWINANSPDIHPAGWFEKTGHKLQPPKGYKEEEFSWSQYLRSTRAQAAPKHLFVSQSHSPPPLGFQVGMKLEAVDRMNPSLVCVASVTDVVDSRFLVHFDNWDDTYDYWCDSSSPYIHPVGWCQKQGKPLTPPQDYPDPDSFCWEKYLEETGASAVPAWAFKVRPPHSFLVNMKLEAVDRRNPALIRVASVEDVEDHRIKLHFDGWSHTYDFWIDADHPDIHPAGWCSKTGHPLQPPLQSREPSAASPTGCPPLSYRSLPHTRTSKYSFHHRKCPTPGCDGSGHVTGKFTAHHCLSGCPLAERNQSRLKAELSDTEASARKRNLSGFSLRKKPRHHGRCGGQGCGASSPPRPEQALSPCHGPGSSLSRIGRPPKYRKIPQEGFPTLTADVTHQSLFMSALSAHPDRSLSVCWEQHCKLLPGVAGISASAVAKWTIDEVFGFVQTLTGCEDQARLFKDEADIVKIMSVKLGPALKIYNAILMFKNADDTLK from the exons ATGGAGGGGCATGCTGAAATGGAGATGCTGAGGACACTGAAGGGACCCTCCACAGGGGAGGTCAGCGTGCACCTGGTGGCCAGAGATAGTCCAGGCTCCGGTTCTCACCTGCCCACTGCTGCCTTTATCATTCCAG CCAGCTCGGCCGCCCTGGGTCTGCCCAGCAGTGCCCTGGATGTGTCCTGCTTTCCGCGGGAGCCGATCCACGTGGGCACCCCGGAGCGAGCGGCCGGCAGCGTACCTGTCACAGCCACAGTTCTGCCGCAGCTGAGCACCGGGCCGGCGGCCAGCCCCAGCGCCAGCACGGTGCGGCTCTTGGAGTGGACCGAGGCCGCAGCCCCGCCTTCGGGGAGTGGCCTGCGG TTCCGGATAAGCGAGTACGCGCCGCCGAACATGGTGGGAGCAGAGCAACCCCCAAGCCCAGAGCTACGGCGGGAAGGCGTGGCCGAGTACGAAGATGGCGAGGCCCCGGCGGGGGGTGGCGGCGCGGACCCCCAACAGCCGG CGGACCTCCCCCAGGACCCTCCGGAAGGTCCGCCTCAAGACCCACCAGAGGATGATGGCACCTGCCCGTGCCAGGCTTGTGGGCCTCAGCAAGGCGCTGGTCCAGATCCTAGTTCCTCCAATGATGGCTGCCCTCAGCGCTTCCAGGAGCG GTCAGTCATAGTGGAGAACTCCTCAGGCCAGAACAACTGCACCAGCGCTTCTGAGCTCCTCAAACCCGTGAAGAAGAGGAAGCACAGGGAATATCAGAGCCCATCCGAGAACGAATCTGAGCCAGAGGCCATG GAGAagcaagaagaaggaaaggatCCAGAGGGACAACCTACCACTAACACCCTAGAAAGTGACGAATGGAACAGCAGCCAGCCTG CCTCAGAGGAGAAGAAACCAGGCTGGTCGTGGGAATCCTACCTTGAGGAGCAGAAGGCCATCGCTGCCCCCATCAGCCTCTTCCAGGAT TACCAGACAGTCACTCATAACAAGAATGGCTTCAGACTGGGCATGAAGTTGGAAGGCATCGACCCTCAGCACCCGAGCATGTACTTCATCCTCACTGTGGCCGAG GTGTGTGGCTACCGCCTACGTCTGCACTTTGATGGGTATTCCGAGTGCCATGACTTCTGGATCAATGCCAATTCCCCTGACATTCATCCGGCTGGCTGGTTCGAGAAGACGGGGCACAAGCTGCAGCCCCCCAAAG GTTACAAGGAGGAGGAGTTCAGCTGGAGCCAGTACCTGCGCAGCACAAGAGCCCAGGCTGCCCCCAAGCACCTGTTTGTGAGCCAGAGCCAC AGTCCCCCACCCCTGGGCTTCCAGGTGGGCATGAAGCTGGAAGCTGTGGACCGCATGAACCCGTCGCTTGTCTGCGTGGCCAGCGTGACCGACGTGGTGGACAGCCGCTTCCTGGTGCACTTTGACAACTGGGATGACACTTACGACTACTG GTGTGATTCCAGCAGCCCCTACATCCACCCGGTGGGCTGGTGCCAGAAGCAAGGAAAGCCCCTCACCCCTCCACAAG ACTACCCAGACCCTGACAGCttctgttgggagaaatatctggAAGAAACTGGTGCCTCTGCTGTGCCTGCCTGGGCCTTCAAGGTG CGACCCCCACACAGCTTCCTGGTCAACATGAAGCTGGAAGCCGTGGACCGCAGGAACCCAGCCCTAATTCGTGTGGCCAGCGTGGAGGATGTGGAGGATCATCGGATAAAG cTCCACTTTGATGGCTGGAGTCACACCTATGACTTCTGGATTGATGCTGACCACCCTGACATCCACCCGGCAGGCTGGTGCTCCAAGACGGGACATCCCCTGCAACCTCCTCTCC AATCCAGAGAGCCCAGTGCTGCCTCCCCCACGGGCTGTCCCCCTCTCAGCTATCGGAGTCTGCCACACACCAGGACCTCCAAGTACAGCTTTCACCACCG GAAGTGCCCCACTCCTGGTTGTGATGGCTCTGGCCACGTCACCGGCAAGTTCACAGCTCACCACTGCCTCTCGGGTTGCCCCCTGGCCGAGAGGAACCAGAGTCGGCTGAAGGCAGAGCTGTCGGACACAGAGGCCTCAGCCCGTAAGAGGAACCTCTCGGGCTTCTCCCTAAGGAAGAAGCCTCGCCATCACGGCCGGTGCGGAGGGCAAGGGTGCGGAGCCTCAAGTCCTCCGAGGCCAGAGCAGGCGCTGAGTCCCTGCCATGGGCCCGGCTCCTCTCTCTCCAGGATCGGGCGCCCTCCAAAGTACCGGAAGATCCCACAGGAAGGTTTTCCGA CACTGACCGCTGATGTCACACACCAGTCCCTCTTCATGTCGGCCCTGTCAGCCCACCCTGACCGGTCGCTGTCCGTGTGCTGGGAGCAGCACTGCAAGCTCCTTCCCGGTGTGGCGGGCATCTCGGCCTCAGCAGTCGCCAAGTGGACCATCGATGAG GTCTTCGGCTTCGTTCAGACCCTGACAGGTTGTGAGGACCAAGCGCGGCTCTTCAAGGATGAG GCGGACATTGTGAAGATCATGAGCGTCAAGCTGGGCCCAGCCTTGAAGATCTATAACGCCATTCTCATGTTCAAAAACGCCGACGACACCTTAAAGTGA